One window from the genome of Cricetulus griseus strain 17A/GY chromosome 2, alternate assembly CriGri-PICRH-1.0, whole genome shotgun sequence encodes:
- the LOC100761963 gene encoding 60S ribosomal protein L36a, giving the protein MVNVPKTRRTFCKKCGKHQPHKVTQYKKSKDSLYAQGKRRYDRKQSGYGGQTKPIFQKKAKTTKKIVLRLECVEPNCRSKRMLAIKRYKHFELGGDKKRKGQVIQF; this is encoded by the coding sequence ATGGTGAACGTTCCTAAGACCCGCAGGACGTTCTGCAAGAAATGTGGCAAGCACCAGCCCCATAAAGTGACACAGTACAAGAAGAGTAAGGATTCTTTGTATGCCCAGGGAAAGCGGCGTTATGACAGGAAACAGAGTGGCTATGGTGGGCAGACTAAGCCTATTTTCCAAAAAAAGGCTAAAACTACAAAGAAGATTGTACTGAGGCTTGAGTGTGTTGAGCCCAACTGCAGATCTAAGAGGATGCTGGCTATTAAGAGATACAAGCATTTTGAACTGGGAGGCGATAAGAAGAGAAAGGGCCAAGTGATCCAGTTCTAA